The Girardinichthys multiradiatus isolate DD_20200921_A chromosome Y, DD_fGirMul_XY1, whole genome shotgun sequence genome has a window encoding:
- the LOC124864659 gene encoding apolipoprotein L4-like, protein MAHMRWKLQRAFCQYVTDTLIYITVVKDFLEMFSEWEECRKTEVVKMNRIKKKADKIDPTFTKSEGNRAAFSKFMKSNFQMKAESKLAELENNLGEVLKETLEGLEKLNTFSDAVEKLAVTSLQVFTQNQMIFLPEGISFDDVQAVIRTARLICPLLLGFKRDAKAFFLPSLHNVEVLVYQLKKYINSTEKIVEDLAYSLNINICLQKIEEIAVKCDLSDEEIQNMADHVKQLDVIRMDEHFRMSVLFQKVHYSAFVNKYNDQLPQMLQFLDEIEQCAVQLDKMNKGAKISSVAGSSVGAVGGVLSIIGLALIPVTAGVSLGLIIAGASLGATSAVNSVVTTVTEFKVNSKQNKQANTAFQRFMDSVQSIQDCLEEATNIPYVTQIDNDTVNVVPKIATKLCAVRNSIDTVVDASSALVSVLKAKRVVASTGKAGLQEGKALCTISRVASDVPDIGQAALKGPLALSKGARGGLIALNALFIGMDIFFITKDSMALAKGTETKVSKFLRTRATLWHSEIEAWEKICNSLCHSNLTAKENSKILEKPLYPDRVLEWYEYLYFILFFIYIYIYIF, encoded by the exons ATGGCTCATATGAG ATGGAAACTACAGAGGGCCTTCTGTCAGTATGTCACCGATACTCTTATTTACATCACCGTGGTGAAAGATTTCCTGGAGATGTTCTCTGAATGGGAGGAATGCAGAAAGACAGAGGTAGTGAAAATGAATAGAATCAAAAAAAAGGCTGACAAAATTGACCCCACTTTCACCAAGTCGGAGGGAAACCGGGCAGCCTTTAGCAAGTTCATGAAGAGCAACTTCCAGATGAAGGCAGAGAGCAAACTTGCAGAACTAGAAAATAATTTGGGTGAAGTATTGAAAGAAACCCTGGAAGGTCTGGAGAAACTCAACACCTTCTCGGATGCAGTGGAGAAGCTGGCTGTCACTTCGCTGCAGGTGTTCACTCAGAACCAGATGATATTCCTGCCTGAAGGGATCAGCTTTGATGATGTTCAAGCTGTGATCAGAACTGCACGGCTGATCTGCCCTCTCCTCCTGGGGTTTAAAAGAGATGCAAAGGCCTTCTTCCTTCCTTCACTTCACAATGTGGAGGTGCTGGTGTACCAGctgaaaaaatacataaactcCACAGAGAAGATCGTTGAAGACCTTGCTTACAG CCTCAATATTAACATTTGCCTGCAAAAGATAGAGGAAATTGCTGTTAAATGTGATTTATCTGATGAAGAAATCCAAAACATGGCTGATCATGTCAAGCAACTTGATGTAATAAG GATGGACGAGCACTTTCGGATGTCGGTCTTGTTCCAGAAGGTCCACTACTCAGCTTTTGTTAATAAGTACAATGATCAGCTGCCCCAGATGCTGCAGTTTCTTGATGAGATTGAACAGTGTGCCGTTCAGTTAGACAAGATGAATAAGGGGGCAAAGATCTCCAGTGTGGCTGGGAGCTCTGTGGGAGCAGTGGGAGGTGTACTCTCCATCATTGGCTTGGCTTTAATTCCAGTAACAGCTGGGGTGTCCTTAGGGCTTATAATTGCTGGTGCATCCCTGGGAGCAACCAGCGCAGTGAACAGTGTTGTAACCACTGTAACAGAGTTTAAGGTTAAttctaaacaaaataagcaagCAAATACAGCCTTTCAAAGGTTCATGGATAGTGTTCAGAGTATACAGGATTGTCTGGAAGAGGCAACCAACATACCATATGTTACACAAATTGATAATGACACGGTTAACGTAGTACCAAAGATCGCTACCAAATTATGTGCTGTTCGAAACAGTATTGACACTGTCGTTGATGCCTCTTCTGCTTTGGTGTCTGTTTTGAAGGCTAAGAGAGTGGTCGCAAGTACAGGCAAAGCTGGACTACAGGAAGGAAAAGCATTGTGTACCATATCCAGGGTGGCCTCAGATGTTCCTGATATTGGTCAGGCAGCACTTAAAGGGCCTCTTGCTCTCTCCAAGGGGGCTAGAGGTGGTTTAATTGCACTTAATGCCCTCTTCATTGGCATGGATATCTTCTTTATCACTAAAGACAGCATGGCTCTGGCTAAAGGGACAGAGACAAAGGTCTCAAAGTTCCTCAGAACCAGAGCTACACTTTGGCACTCAGAGATTGAGGCATGGGAGAAGATTTGTAACTCATTGTGTCATAGCAATCTAACCGCAAAGGAGAACAGCAAAATTCTTGAGAAGCCATTGTATCCTGATAGGGTGTTAGagtggtatgaatacctttattttattttattttttatttatatatatatatatattttttaa
- the LOC124863750 gene encoding eukaryotic translation initiation factor 3 subunit D, which translates to MAKFHAPVIQDNPSGWGPCAVPEKFKDMPYQPFSKGDRLGKVADWTGATYQDKRYTNKYSSQFGGGSQYAYFHEEDETSFQLVDTAKTQKTAYQRNRMRFAQRNLRRDKDRRNLTQFNMQTLPKSAKQKERDRMRLQKKFQKQFGVRQKWDQKSQAQLKPRDSSVEVRSDWEVKEEMDFPRLMKMRYMEVADPVDIECCGALEYYDKAFDRITTRNEKQLKSIKRIFHTVTTTDDPVIRKLAKTQGNVFATDAILATLMCCTRSVNSWDIIVQRVGNKLFFDKRDNSDFDLLTVSETANEPPQDEGNSFNSPRNLAMEATYINHNFSQQCLRIGKDRFKFPNPNPFVEEDIDKNEVASVAYRYRHWKLGEDIDLIVRCEHDGVMTGANGEVSFINVKTLNEWDSRYCNGVDWRQKLDSQRGAVLATELKNNSYKLARWTCCAMLAGSEYLKLGYVSRYHVKDSARHVILGTQQFKPNEFASQINLSMENAWGILRCVIDICRKLDEGKYLILKDPNKQVIRVYSLPDGTFSSDEEEEEEDEEEDEEEEDEEN; encoded by the exons ATGGCAAAGTTTCACGCCCCTGTGATCCAGGACAACCCGTCCGGATGGGGCCCCTGTGCTGTTCCAGAGAAGTTCAAAGACATGCCCTACCAACCTTTCAGCAAAGGAGACCGTCTGGGGAAG GTCGCTGACTGGACCGGAGCAACTTACCAAGACAAGAGATACACGA ATAAATATTCATCTCAGTTCGGAGGCGGCAGTCAGTACGCCTACTTCCACGAGGAGGATGAGACGAGCTTCCAGCTGGTGGACACTGCTAAGACTCAGAAGACAGCCTACCAGAGGAACCGCATGAGGTTTGCTCAG AGGAACCTTCGTAGGGACAAAGATCGCAGGAATCTCACTCAGTTCAACATGCAGACTCTCCCGAAGAGCGCCAAGCAGAAGGAGAG gGATCGTATGCGCCTGCAGAAGAAGTTCCAGAAGCAGTTTGGTGTTCGTCAGAAGTGGGATCAAAAGTCTCAG GCCCAGCTGAAGCCCAGAGACTCCTCTGTGGAGGTGAGAAGTGACTGGGAGGTGAAGGAGGAGATGGACTTCCCTCGACTGATGAAGATGAGATACATGGAGGTTGCTGACCCGGTTGACAT TGAGTGCTGTGGTGCTTTAGAGTATTACGATAAGGCTTTTGATCGGATCACCACTCGAAACGAGAAGCAGCTGAAAAGCATCAAGAGGATCTTCCATACTGTTACCACCACCGATGATCCAGTCATCAGAAAG CTGGCTAAGACTCAGGGTAACGTGTTCGCCACTGATGCCATCCTGGCCACGCTGATGTGCTGCACGCGCTCAGTGAACTCCTGGGACATCATCGTGCAGAGAGTCGGCAACAAGCTGTTCTTCGACAAGAGAGACAACTCTGACTTTG ATTTACTGACTGTGAGCGAGACGGCCAACGAGCCCCCGCAGGATGAGGGAAACTCCTTCAACTCACCTCGCAACCTGGCAATGGAGGCAACCTACATCAACCACAACTTCAGCCAGCAGTGTTTACGCATA GGTAAAGACAGGTTCAAGTTCCCAAATCCCAACCCGTTTGTGGAGGAAGATATTGACAAGAACGAGGTGGCGTCTGTAGCATACAG GTACCGTCACTGGAAGCTTGGAGAGGACATCGACCTGATCGTCCGCTGTGAGCACGACGGCGTGATGACCGGAGCAAACGGAGAAGTGTCCTTCATCAACGTCAAGACCCTTAATGAGTGGGACTCCAGG TATTGTAACGGGGTGGACTGGCGTCAGAAGCTGGACTCTCAGAGAGGCGCCGTCCTCGCCACCGAGCTGAAGAACAACAGCTACAAACTGGCTCGTTGGACCTGCTGTGCCATGTTGGCTGGATCAGAGTACCTGAAACTTGG GTACGTCTCTCGGTACCACGTGAAGGACTCTGCTCGCCACGTCATCTTGGGAACCCAGCAGTTCAAACCAAACGAGTTTGCCAGCCAGATCAACCTGAGCATGGAGAACGCCTGGGGAATCCTTCGCTGCGTCATCGACATCTGCCGCAAGCTGGACGAGGGCAAATACCTGATCCTGAAGGACCCCAACAAG CAAGTGATTCGAGTGTACAGCCTACCTGATGGAACCTTCAgctctgatgaagaggaggaggaagaggacgaGGAAGAGGACGAGGAAGAAGAGG ATGAAGAGAATTAG